A genomic segment from Aegilops tauschii subsp. strangulata cultivar AL8/78 chromosome 1, Aet v6.0, whole genome shotgun sequence encodes:
- the LOC141027926 gene encoding uncharacterized protein — protein sequence MTFRVGDHVYLRVTPLKGTQSIHVKGKLAPRYIGPFKITERRGEVAYQLELPTELSDVQNIFHVSQLRKCLQVPDKPDLYKDVDHQAIDLQPNLTYRERPICILDEAERRTRSRTIKYFKVQWSNHTEVEATSEREDYLRTEFPDLFISLV from the coding sequence ATGACCTTCCGAGTTGGAGACCATGTCTATCTCCGGGTCACGCCTCTCAAGGGAACCCAAAGCATCCATGTCAAAGGAAAGCTCGCACCAAGATACATCGGCCCCTTCAAGATCACAGAACGGCGAGGAGAAGTGGCTTACCAGTTGGAACTGCCAACTGAACTATCCGATGTGCAAAACAtattccacgtgtcacagctccggaAGTGTCTCCAAGTTCCAGACAAGCCTGATCTTTACAAGGACGTCGATCACCAAGCCATTGACCTTCAGCCTAATTTGACCTACCGTGAGAGGCCCATCTGCATTTTGGACGAGGCTGAGCGACGCACTCGAAGCCGCACCATCAAGTACTTcaaggtccagtggagcaaccacactgaagTAGAAGCAACCTCGGAACGTGAAGACTACCTTAGAACCGAGTTTCCCGATCTCTTTATAAGCCTAGTTTag